Genomic DNA from Peribacillus sp. FSL H8-0477:
GGTTTCTAAATCACGCATCTCACCAAGAAGAATCACATCAGGATCCTGACGTAGGGCTGAACGTAATCCATTGGCGAAATTATTCGTATCAAAGCCGACTTCACGCTGATCAATAATACAATTATGGTGCTTATGCAAATACTCAATTGGATCTTCAAGCGTGATGATATGTTTACGCATTGTATAGTTCATATATTGAATCATCGCAGCCAGTGTGGTAGATTTCCCACTTCCGGTTGGTCCGGTGACTAGAACGAGTCCTTGAGGCTTGGCTGCAATTTGCTTTAATGACTGAGGCAAGTCCAACTCTTCAAGCGTCGGAATTTTCGTGGGAACAATTCGGATTGCCATGGCTACACATGAACGCTGAAAATAAGCATTGATCCGAAATCTCGACACACCAGGAATTCCGTAGGAAAAATCAAGTTCTCCTTTTTCCTTAAATTCATCCCACATATTATCTGGGATGATTCCACGCGCCATTCCCTCTGTTTCTTCCGGTGTGAGAAGCTCTTTTCCGTATTTCTTTAGTTCTCCATTTAACCGCATAACAGGCGGCACACCTACGGTTACATGGATATCTGACGCCTTTAATTCATGGCCTGCACGCAGAAGTTGATCAATTTTCGTTTTCATAACTGTACCCCTTTACTCTAATACTGCTACACGCAATACTTCTTCCGTTGTGGTTAGACCCTGTTTTACCTTTAACAAGCCATCATCCATTAAGAATACAGTTTTAGCCTTAATGGCCATTTCGCGAAGCTTCGAGAAGGACTCACCGTTCATAATGACTCTTCTCATATCATCTGTCAGTACGAGTATCTCATGGAGAGCAATTCGGCCTTTATAACCGGTCATATTGCAGGAAGCACAACCTCTCCCCTTGGTTACGTGATCAACTTTAAACCCACGTTTTGCAAAAATCTCTATTTCTCGTTTGGATGGTTCCTGTTTTTGCCCACAATCTCGGCAAACCCGGCGGACAAGCCGTTGGGCGACAACACCGCTCAACGACGAGGCAACTAGAAATGGTTCAACTCCCATATCTACAAGCCTTGTAATCGTACCAAGCGAGTCATTTGTATGAATCGTACTTAAGACCAAATGACCCGTGAGCGAGGCTCTGATTGATACTTCTGCGGTTTCCCTGTCACGGATTTCTCCCACCATAATAATATTCGGATCTTGCCGAAGAATGGAACGAAGTCCTGCTGCAAAGGTCATCCCAACACTTGCATTTACTTGAATTTGATTAATTCCTTCTAATTGATATTCAACGGGGTCTTCAATCGTAATGATATTCACTTCTTCGCTGTTCAAGAGATTCAGCGCTGCATACAATGTGGATGATTTTCCTGAACCTGTTGGACCCGTTATCAGGACAATCCCATTGGGCTGATCAAGCATCGTACGAAAACGCTGCAGATTTAAGTTATTGAAGCCTAGCTTATTTAAGTCATTCAACGAACTTCCAAGATCGAGAATTCGGAGAACGATTTTTTCACCAAAAACGGTTGGAAGACTCGATACCCGTAAATCAATCGGTGAGAATTCTAAATTGACTTTAATCCTGCCATCCTGGGGAACCCGGTGTTCGGTTATATCTAATTTAGCCATAATTTTAATTCGGGCAGTCAGAACATTTTGCATCGATTTTGGCAATACTTTTTCGGTACGCAACACCCCATCAATCCGGTAGCGGACCACGATTTTAGTTTCTTGGGGATCGATATGAACATCACTCGCCTTTTGTGTCACCGCATTGGAGAGAATTTGGTTTACCAAGCGAATCACTGGAGAGTCTTGATCCCCTCTTTGCTCTTCTTGAACAGCATTTTTTGAACTGGAGAGGTCATCTAATAGCTCGACTAGGCCTTCATCCATGTCGTAATACTTAGAAATCGTCCGCAGGATATCATCCTTTGTCGCAATGGCCGTTTCAATTTGAAAACCTGTCGCCAAACGTAAATCATCAATCGCTATAAAGTCCATTGGATCGGCCATCGCAATATAGAGCCGTTCTCCGTCTTTTTTCAAGGGAATAAGCAAATTTCGTTTAGCCGTTTCCTTTGAAAGCAGCGCGAATAACTTTGGATCAAATGGATAATTAAACAAACTGACATGCGGAATTCCAAGCTGGAATTCTAGAACTTCGATCAGCTGCTGCTCCGTAATAAAGCCTTTACGAAGCAAGACATCTCCGAGACGCTGATTTTTCGTTTTTTCCTCTAATGCAGCATGAAGCTGATCTTCATTAATAAGACCAGCTTCTACTAATAAATCACCTAAACGTTTTCGGGTTTGTGACATAGTTAAACCCCGCTTTTCTTATTTTTCCGGTGCATCTGGATCTTCCCAGATATTATCATCGGAATCCTCTGTTCGTTCAGAATCAACTTCCTTGTTCGGTGTGGGCGAATCCGAGTCCGTAGAGTCACCAGTTTCCCCCTGATTGTCACTCTCATCGGTTTCTTCCGTACGACCATCCTCACTATCAGAACCCGACTCATCTTCCACACCATCACTGTCTTCATCCTTTTCAACATCAGAAGGATCTTCTGATTCTTCATCCGTACTTTCAACTACTGGAACAGATAATGGATGAATTTCAATTCGATGAATAGGCGCATAAAAATCTTCTGAAATTTCTTCTGATTCAATCAAATTCCCTTTTTCATCAGAAATTTCCCTTGTGATTTTAATCGAGATTCCTTCTTTACCTGGTTCAGTTACGTTCATCTGCCCGCTGGTAAGCTGCGAGTCAAATTGAATGATTGTTTTTGGTTGATACCTTTTTTCGGCACTTTTCTTTACTTTGTATTGATTCAGGAACGATTTCCCTTTGAGTAGCACATTTAAGTTTTTACCACTTTGGGTAAATTCAAGGAAGTAAGAATTTTCATTTATGTTTGAAAAAACCAAATCAGTATTCTTTTTCGTATTGACCTTCGCTTCCATACCCAGATTCGCATAGCTTGGAAACTTTGTACTTACGCTTCGTTCGATAATTGCAAAATTCGTCGGAAGAATGGTTTCATAGATGCCTGTCGCAATCCGGCTCAATGCTCCCGTACTATAGATTTTATCTTCCTGAAGATCTTTCAGTTTGTTCAACAGCGAAAATTGTGTTCTCCCCTGAATCTCAACAGGTTGTATCAAACTGATTATTTCTTTAATCTCACTGCTATATTTTCCTGTTTTAATGACTGCTTTTGCGATTACTTCATCCTCAGCAGTCACTCCATCCAAATAATTTTCTAAATGGAACCGATAAGAACCAGCGGTAAGCATGGTTGCGCTCGCACTTATATCGTTTGCCAGCTGCTCCGTATTTACCGCCTCCGAAGATAGTGAAATTGATGTATCATATACTGCTTCCAACAAAGTTTCCTGATCAATCAATACTGAAACTAGATTTTTTTGACCAGATTTTACATTTGCCAGTGTTTCTTCTACTCGAAACTGAGTATCAACATCACTCGCCTGATTTTCGATTTCTTTATACGTAAGATTAATGGTCGTTCCTTGCTTCCAAGCTACAATCTCTTCCTCTAGCAACTTCTTAATCTCCGGTTTCGTCTTACCTGAAATATTCAGACCTCCAAGTGTCGTTCCTGGTTCCATAATATCTTGGTCATTGACCAACTTATTAAACGCTGATGCCCCAAAATGTGAAAAACTGAGGATATAACCTGTTGATAGGATAAGAGCAAGAAATAATTTCAGCGTCTGCTGGTTCCTCACATTTAGTTCTCTCCTTTTAGACGATTACGCTTCCACATTCATGGACAAACCAACCAGTACACCCGGTCCCACTTCTTGTGCATGCCTAATGTCTTCCTCTGATAAAACAGAGCCTTCAGCGAAAAGTATATTCCCTGATGGATCTTCGACATTACGAATTAATTTCTTTCCTTTTAACAACTCAATTTGCTTATTCTTGATTTCCATACCCTCGTCAAGAAACATTCCCTCTTCCACATCATCACTGTTTAGTAATTGGTTCGGGTTATCAAGGAAGTAACTCGGCGCTTCTTCCGTGACGATTAGAATATCTTTTCCGAATGTTAGAACGGTTTCAGAAGGAAGAATCACTTCTTTATCCTTAATCTTTATCAGCATACCAATCACATGACCGTTGTCTTCATCTGTGAAAAATTCCATAACAGACCCTAGAAGTTCACCTTTACGAGTCATCACTCTTGCATCTGTTATTTTAATTTTTTTATTGACCAGCTGGTTCGCAATTGGAATTTCATTCAAATCTATAACCGCGCCCTCACTATCTACTGTTAGTGCATACTCTCCAATTCCAATTACTTTTTTAAATGGAATGGCTTTAACACTTACCTGCCAGTCTTCATGCTCTATTGTTAGAAAATCGACCGATCCCTTTTCTGGATTAATCACCAATGATTTAACTGTGCCAATTTCAAGTCCCTCTGAAATACTTATAATGGGAAGTCCTAGCATTTGTGCGCTTGTTCTCATTTCTTCACCCTACCTAGTCTATGAATTTAGATTATTGTATGCTGCTTATCTAGTTGTTTAAAATGATAATCTAGTATGATCCTTGCAGAAACGATTGCTCAGATAACTAATTTCTGCCAGCACAACCGGGTATGCTTGGAATTTGTTCTCTAAACGTGCTAAAAGCTGTGTCAGCTTTTCTTGATTTTTCGTCTGAACGTACTGCTGAATTAACATGTTGGCAAATATATAATAATCCTGATGCGGCAGACTATCGTCTAAATAACTGCTGACCAGCAGTTCATAATCCTGATCACTCTTCTGTTTTTTAGCAAGTACTAATTCCTCTATTAATGTCTGGAACAGCTCTTGTTGGAGCTTGGTTTTATGAACAGGCATTTCAGATTGAGAATCTTCCTTTACTGCTTCTTGTTGTTCAATACTAGTATCTATATCGGTTATAGCTGGTGCTTCTTCAGCAATTTCAGCTAAAGCTTCTACTTCTTGCACCATGATTTCTAAATGTTCATCAATTTCCGCAGGGCCTTCTGCTGTTTCTGTTTCCTCTATGAACTCTAAGATTTCTTCTGAATCAATTTCTTCTACTACATTCTGTCCAATCCACTCAGGTTGTTCTTCTAAACTAGCAGCGGCTTCACTGTCAGTAAACACTTCAACATAGACATTCTCTTCAAGT
This window encodes:
- a CDS encoding type IV pilus twitching motility protein PilT, yielding MKTKIDQLLRAGHELKASDIHVTVGVPPVMRLNGELKKYGKELLTPEETEGMARGIIPDNMWDEFKEKGELDFSYGIPGVSRFRINAYFQRSCVAMAIRIVPTKIPTLEELDLPQSLKQIAAKPQGLVLVTGPTGSGKSTTLAAMIQYMNYTMRKHIITLEDPIEYLHKHHNCIIDQREVGFDTNNFANGLRSALRQDPDVILLGEMRDLETIQTAITAAETGHLVFATLHTSSAPTTIDRIIDVFEPGQQAQVRIQLASVLVAIVSQRLFPTIDKKGRKAATEILINNAAVSNLIRNEKIHQIVNVMQTSRAQGMHTLESSIKELLDAGIISKENAYTFIQGRVE
- a CDS encoding GspE/PulE family protein, with protein sequence MSQTRKRLGDLLVEAGLINEDQLHAALEEKTKNQRLGDVLLRKGFITEQQLIEVLEFQLGIPHVSLFNYPFDPKLFALLSKETAKRNLLIPLKKDGERLYIAMADPMDFIAIDDLRLATGFQIETAIATKDDILRTISKYYDMDEGLVELLDDLSSSKNAVQEEQRGDQDSPVIRLVNQILSNAVTQKASDVHIDPQETKIVVRYRIDGVLRTEKVLPKSMQNVLTARIKIMAKLDITEHRVPQDGRIKVNLEFSPIDLRVSSLPTVFGEKIVLRILDLGSSLNDLNKLGFNNLNLQRFRTMLDQPNGIVLITGPTGSGKSSTLYAALNLLNSEEVNIITIEDPVEYQLEGINQIQVNASVGMTFAAGLRSILRQDPNIIMVGEIRDRETAEVSIRASLTGHLVLSTIHTNDSLGTITRLVDMGVEPFLVASSLSGVVAQRLVRRVCRDCGQKQEPSKREIEIFAKRGFKVDHVTKGRGCASCNMTGYKGRIALHEILVLTDDMRRVIMNGESFSKLREMAIKAKTVFLMDDGLLKVKQGLTTTEEVLRVAVLE
- a CDS encoding VanW family protein is translated as MRNQQTLKLFLALILSTGYILSFSHFGASAFNKLVNDQDIMEPGTTLGGLNISGKTKPEIKKLLEEEIVAWKQGTTINLTYKEIENQASDVDTQFRVEETLANVKSGQKNLVSVLIDQETLLEAVYDTSISLSSEAVNTEQLANDISASATMLTAGSYRFHLENYLDGVTAEDEVIAKAVIKTGKYSSEIKEIISLIQPVEIQGRTQFSLLNKLKDLQEDKIYSTGALSRIATGIYETILPTNFAIIERSVSTKFPSYANLGMEAKVNTKKNTDLVFSNINENSYFLEFTQSGKNLNVLLKGKSFLNQYKVKKSAEKRYQPKTIIQFDSQLTSGQMNVTEPGKEGISIKITREISDEKGNLIESEEISEDFYAPIHRIEIHPLSVPVVESTDEESEDPSDVEKDEDSDGVEDESGSDSEDGRTEETDESDNQGETGDSTDSDSPTPNKEVDSERTEDSDDNIWEDPDAPEK
- a CDS encoding PRC-barrel domain-containing protein, which translates into the protein MRTSAQMLGLPIISISEGLEIGTVKSLVINPEKGSVDFLTIEHEDWQVSVKAIPFKKVIGIGEYALTVDSEGAVIDLNEIPIANQLVNKKIKITDARVMTRKGELLGSVMEFFTDEDNGHVIGMLIKIKDKEVILPSETVLTFGKDILIVTEEAPSYFLDNPNQLLNSDDVEEGMFLDEGMEIKNKQIELLKGKKLIRNVEDPSGNILFAEGSVLSEEDIRHAQEVGPGVLVGLSMNVEA